CGGGCAATCCCGCCATGCCCGCCCCGGGGGCGGAGGCGCAGGCGCGCAAGGAGCCTCGCGGGGTCTTCCTCGTCACCCGCCATCCGATGATGTGGGGCTTCGGCCTGTGGGCACTGACGCATGTCATCCTGTTCTGGAGCCTGCGGAGCGTCATCACCGCGGTGGCGATGAGAATCCTCGCGCTGGTCGGTGCGCATCTGCAGGACCGCAAGAAGGAAGCCTTGATGGGCGAAGCCTGGGCCGAATGGGAATCGAAGACCAGTTACTGGCCACGCTGGGGCAAGCTTTTTACGGTCGGCATGAAATGGTGTGCTGCGGGAATCGTCGTTTGGCTGCTGTTTACCTTCGCACATATTCATGCTGCAGGGGTCCCGGCAGGCATCTGGCGATGGCTTGGGTAAATTTCCAACTAACTGATTGTATAGGGGAGTTTGAAAGGGCATGAAGCCAGTGGGGGTGTAAGGAGTTGAAATGGGCCTGCCGCTTGCCTCCATTGTCTTGTTGTCTTCCCCCCTCCCGACAGCGCCGGAATTCCCGGTCGAACAGCCGATCTTCTATCAGTCGGACGAAACAGCGGCTGATACCCAGGGAGGCGAAGAGTACGGCACCGGAGACCCGCCGGCTGGCACGCAGGCCGAAGCACCGGTCGAGGGCGCAATCGTGGTTACAGGCGACGCTCCGCCTCCGCCGGGCGACCCGCTCGAGGACATCAATCTCAAGAGCTTCGAGCTCACCCAGAACGTCGACCAGGCGCTCGTCGCGCCGCTTGCCGATGCCTATGAGGAAGAACTGCCCAAACCCCTCCGCCGGGGCCTGAGGAACTTCCTGCGCAATCTGCTCGAGCCGGTGAATTTTCTCAATTACATGCTCCAGCTGAAGCCCGGCAAGGCTGCCGAGACGCTCGGCCGGTTCACCATCAACTCGACCATCGGCGTCGCGGGCCTGATCGATGTGGCGAAGAAGGAGCCGTTCAACCTGCCCTATCGTCGCAACGGCTTTGCCAACACGCTTGGTTATTACGGCGTCGGTCCTGGCCCCTTCCTCGTCCTCCCGCTGGTCGGGGCGACGACGCTACGCGATGTCCTTGGCAGCGGGATCGACCAGGCGGTCCTCCCTTTCGCGGTCGGTGCGCCGTTCAACACGCCATATTACGGGATTCCGGCTTACACGGTGAACTCGCTCGAATTCCGGATCGAGTTCGACGAAAAACTGCAGAAGATCAACGACAGCGTCGATCCCTATTCCTCGATGCGCGAAACCTATCTGTGCCAGCGCGAAGCGGAAATTGCCGCGCTCAAGAACCGCCCGCCGCCGCGCGATTGCAGCCTCGAGGCGCTGTTCCCTGACGAATATGGGCTGGCGCCGTCTGCCACGGCAACCACCCCGTTCCAGGCCGGTGCGCCGGTCGAGGAAAACGCCCCGGTCGTATCGGATGGAGAGGCCAACCCCGCAGAAAGCGCGCCTGTCCAAGTTTTCGAAATCCCGCCTGCCACGAATGTCGAGCCAGCTGCGCCCGCCGAAGCCCCGGTCGTCGAGACAGAACCGGCTTCGTCAATCACCCTTGAAAACGGCTGCGCGCTTCTCGAGCAGGGCGTCGATGCCCTCCATGTGGTCTCCTGTTAGGTGCATCAGCGCCTGGGTGTTGGCGGCCATCTCAAGCGCTGTGTCATAGGTGACCGAGCGGCCCTGTCGCATCAAATTCTTGGCATGGCGGAGCGCGTGCGGAGGCATGGCAGCGACCTTGGTTGCAAGCGCGCGCGCCTCATCCATCAGGCGGTCGTGTTCGACCACGCGGCTGACCAGACCCCAGTCCAGCGCGGTCGCGGCGTCGATCACATCGCCGGTGTAGAATAGCTCCGCCGCGCGCGCCTCGCCGATGATGCGCGGCAGGATCCAGGTCCCGCCATCGCCCGGGATGATGCCGAGCTTGAGGAAGGTGACGCCGAACTTCGCCTTGTCGCTGGATATGCGAATGTCGCCGAGGCAGGCAATGTCACAACCCAGCCCGATCGCCGGCCCGTTGACCGCCGCGATCAGCGGAACGCGCAGGCCATAGAGAGAGCGCAACACCTTGTGGATATTGTTGCGATAACCGTCGGAGATCTCGGGCGCGTTGCCGCCGAAGGTCCCGCTCCGCTCCTTCATTGCCTTGATATCGCCGCCTGCGCTGAAGGCGCGACCGGCGCCGGTGAGGATCACGCAGCGCACGTCCAGGTCAAGGTTGATCGCATCGCAGGCCGCGGCAAAGGCATCGCCATCGCCCTTGGCGCCAAGGGGATTCATCGTGTCGGGACGATTGAGAGTGAGCGTGGTGACGTGATCAGCGGTTTCGATCTTGAGCATCGAGTTCCTCCAGGAATGCGAGCATTTCGCGCTCAGCGGCATCATGCCACGCCAGTTCATGTCCCGCATTGGGGAAAATGACCAGTCGCGCAGCCGAGTTCATCGCGGCGAGTTCGCGTGAATGATGATCGGGGATCAGCGTATCGGCATCGCCATGGAGGAGCAGGATCGGCGCTGCTATCTCGCCGATCTTCGCCTTGTTGTCGAACTGGTCGCGCAAGACCGCACGGACCGGCAGCCACCATAGCTTCTCGCCCGCGATCTGCGGCAGGCTGGCAAAGGGAGAGATCAACACCAGCGCGCGCGGATCGAATTCCGTGGCGAGTTGCGAAGCGACGCCGCTGCCGATCGAGTTTCCGACCAATACGATGTCGCCTCCGGCTACGCCGCGCTGCTTGAGCCATGTCAGCGCTGCCCGGCCATCGGCGTAGAGGCCATCTTCGCTGGGGCTCCCTGGATTGCCGCGATAGCCGCGATACTCAGCCGCGAACACACCATAGCCTGCGGGCGTCAATCGGTCGGTTGCGACGACCGAACTTTGCCAGTCGGCACCGTTGCCATGAAAGTAGACAATGGTCGGCTTGCCGTCGCCAGCAGGCTTGTAGCCCGCCATGAGGTCAAGCCCGTCAGCAGTGGGGTAGAGCACCTGTTCGAATCCGGGGACATCGCGCCCCTCGCCCTTGAGGGCGGGATAGATGAAGAACCGCTGGAAGACCGTAAGCGTCAGCAGGATCGCGATATAGGCGACCGCGACCGTGCCGATAACTGTCTGGAGCAAACGCCCAGCCCTGTGCACGTGCCCGTCGCTCAGGCCCGCACCTCTTCCACGCGTTCGTTTTCGCTGGCCGAATTGTGCCGCAGTGCCTTGAGCACGGTGTCGACGATATGCGGCGCATTGAGACCGGCCTCGTCATATTGCTTCATCGGATCGTCATGGTCCTGGTAGATGTCAGGCAAGCGCATGGTGCGGATCTTGAGCCCGGCATCGGTCAGGCCCTCGTCGCTCGCGAAGGTAAGCACATGCGCGCCGAGGCCGCCCACGGCGCCTTCCTCGACCGTCACCACCACCTCGTGACTGCGCAAGAGCTTCTCGATCAAGTCGGTGTCGAGCGGCTTGGCGAAGCGCAAATCGGCGACCGTTGTCGACAGCCCCTTGGCCTCTAGCAAGTCGGCAGCCTTCCGCGCCTCCTCGAGACGCGCACCAAGCGACAGGATCGCTACCTTGGTGCCTTCTCGGACAATCCGGCCCTTGCCGATCTCGAGCTTCTGCGGAGTCTCGGGAAGATCCAACCCAATCCCCGCTCCACGCGGATAGCGGAAGGCGATCGGGCCATCGTCATACTCGGCCGCGGTATAGGTCATATGGACCAGTTCGGCTTCGTCCGCTGCCGCCATCACCACCATGTTGGGCAGCGTGGCAAGATAGGTGATGTCGAAGCTGCCGGCATGGGTGCAGCCGTCAGCGCCGACCAGACCGGCGCGGTCGATCGCAAAGCGCACCGGCAGGTTCTGGATCGCCACGTCGTGGACCACCTGGTCGTAGGCGCGCTGCAAGAAAGTCGAATAGATTGCCGCAAACGGGCGCATGCCTTGCGCGGCAAGACCCGCAGCAAAGGTGACACCATGCTGTTCGGCAATGCCAACATCGAAGGCGCGATCCGGGTGCGCCTTGGCAAACCGGTCGACGCCAGTGCCGCTCGGCATGGCTGCGGTGATGGCGCAGATGCGCGGGTCGGTGTCGGCGAGTTTCGCCAGCGTATCGCCGAACACGTTCTGGTAGGCGGGCGGGCCGCCGCTCGACTTCTTCTGTTCGCCGGTAATGACATCGAACTTCGCGACGCCGTGATACTTGTCCGCGCTGTTCTCGGCAGGAGCGTAACCCTTGCCCTTCTTGGTCACAACATGGATCAGCACCGGGCCATCCTCGCTGTCGCGCACGTTTTCGAGCACCGGGATCAAATGGTCGAGATTGTGACCGTCGATCGGGCCGACGTAGTAGAACCCCAACTCCTCGAACAAGGTACCGCCCGTGACCATGCCGCGGGCGTATTCCTCGGCCTTCTCGAGCCCGCTCCACACGCGGCGGCTGAGCTTCTTCGAAATGCGCGAGGCGAGGTGGCGCAGGTGCAGATACTCGCTCGAGGACACAGTACGCGCGAGATAGGCCGAAAGCCCACCGACCGGCGGGGCAATCGACATGTCGTTGTCATTGAGGATGACCACCAGCCTGTTGCCGGCCTGTTCGGCATTGTTCATCGCCTCATAGGCCATGCCGGCGCTCATGGCGCCATCGCCGATCACCGCGATCCCGCGGCCGGGCTTGCCCTGCATCTTGTTCGCCATGGCGAAGCCGAGCGCGGCGGAGATCGAAGTCGAACTGTGGGCCGCGCCGAAGGGGTCGTACTCGCTTTCGCTCCGCTTGGTGAAGCCTGAGAGGCCACCGCCCTGTCGCAGCGTACGAATCCGGTCACGTCGTCCGGTCAGTATCTTGTGCGGATAGCATTGATGCCCGACGTCCCAGACCAGCTTGTCATCGGGCGTATCGAACACATAGTGGATCGCGGTGGTCAGTTCGACCACGCCCAGACCCGAGCCCAGGTGGCCGCCAGTCTGGCCGACGGCATCGATCATCTCGGCGCGCAGTTCATCGGCCAATTGCCGCAACTGGCTCCGGTCGAGCTTGCGCAGATCGGCGGGTGTGTCGACCGTATCGAGCAGCGGTGTCTTTGGGGGAGTGCTCATGGGATCAGCGCCTTACACTCCAAAACCCATACTGTCGATGAACGGCTTATCGACGAAAATGCACGGTTCGGCGCCAAGATCATTCTGCGCATGCCCTGCACAGCCCGCGGATTTCGATCACGGGGCGCTCAGCCTTGAAGCTGTGGTCGCCTGCAATTCGACGTACGGTCTGGCTGACCTCGTCGTCATCGACGTGGGTCGCCTCGCCGCATTCGTCGCAGACGAGAAAGATGCAGTCGTGCTCGCAGCCCGGGTGGGTGTTGGCGAGGAAAGCGTTGGCGCTCTCGACCCTCAGTGCGAGATTATTGGTCACGAACAGGTCGAGGATGCGGTAGACGCTGTTGGGCGCCACGCGCTTGCCGCGGCTACGCGACAGGTTGTCGGCGATATCGTAGGCGGACACCGGCCGCTCGTGCTGGGCCAGTTCGGCGAAAACGGATTCGCGCATGCCGGTCCATTGCTCGCCCGCCTTGGTCAGCGCGTCGCGCGCAGCATCGATCAGCTTGCGTCCGGAATGCTCGTGGTGGGCGTGGTCATGCGCCTTGGTTTGTGCTTGTGCCATGCGCCCCGATATAGGCGCTGTGACGCGATTGCGCTACTTGTGATCGCGCAGGAAGCTGGACCGGAAGTGCTCGGGGTAGAGCGACTTGAGCCCGGCGACCTTGGGCTTATCCCAGCGCACGATATAGCCGTGGCGCGGATTGCGAGCCATGAAGTCCTGGTGATAGTCCTCGGCCGGGTAGAATTTGCGGTAACTTTCGATCTCGGTCACGATCGGCTTTTTCCATGCGCCGCTCGCCTGCATCTGCTTGAGATAGGCCGAGGCGACGGCGCGCTGCTCTTTCCCGAGCGGCACCAGCGCCGCGCGATATTGCGGCCCGACATCCGGGCCCTGGCGGTTCCTGAGCGTGGGATCGGCGACCACCGAAAAGAAGATCTGCAGCAACTGGTCGTAGCGGACAATCTCTGGATCGTAGGTAATCCGCACCGCTTCGGCATGGCCGGTCACGCCGGTATTCGTCTGGCGATAGGTGGCGGTCGCGGCATTGCCGCCGTGATAGCCAGAGACGGCGCTCTTCACGCCCTTCACATGGCTGAACACGCCCTCGACGCCCCAGAAGCAACCTCCGGCAAAGACCGCGACCTTGAGGCCGGGGGCTTCCTTGGCGACCCGAGTGGCTGCGGGAGCTTCAACGATCTTTTCGGAAGCGACCGCCGGTTGCTGGCATCCGGCGAGAGCCAGCCCGATGGCTGCGATGATGGGGAGCGCGCGCCTCATTCGGCAGCGCGGTCAGCCTCCGCCGTGGTGGCATGCGCAGGGCTGGCGAGTTCGGCGCTCCAGTCCTGTGCCGATGTCGCACCGACCGCGAGCGCCCCCACCAGAAAACCGATGGCGAAATTGCGATAGAGGTCGGGTTTGAACAGGCCCATGGCGGATGTCTCTTGTCTCTGCGTTCGTTGTGCTGTGCCGGCCCTTATAGGAACGAGCACTTAGCGTTTGGTGAACGCGGCGGTTGTCGGATGTTCATTCGGCTGACGAGAGAGATTGGTTACATCGCAGCCAATTCAATTCGTCTGATCGCAATTCCGGCGCATCGCGCCGCAAGGGCGACCGCGCTAGCGAGCTATCGCACACACCGATCAATGCCTG
This region of Altererythrobacter sp. CAU 1644 genomic DNA includes:
- a CDS encoding NnrU family protein, coding for MNNALIELVAANITFVGLHFAMSHPLRAPLVGVVGEKLFPALYSLVSFAALAWVYLAYKAAPAVDLGGSGEAGWMAATILTLPAMVLFAGSFAGNPAMPAPGAEAQARKEPRGVFLVTRHPMMWGFGLWALTHVILFWSLRSVITAVAMRILALVGAHLQDRKKEALMGEAWAEWESKTSYWPRWGKLFTVGMKWCAAGIVVWLLFTFAHIHAAGVPAGIWRWLG
- the dxs gene encoding 1-deoxy-D-xylulose-5-phosphate synthase; the protein is MSTPPKTPLLDTVDTPADLRKLDRSQLRQLADELRAEMIDAVGQTGGHLGSGLGVVELTTAIHYVFDTPDDKLVWDVGHQCYPHKILTGRRDRIRTLRQGGGLSGFTKRSESEYDPFGAAHSSTSISAALGFAMANKMQGKPGRGIAVIGDGAMSAGMAYEAMNNAEQAGNRLVVILNDNDMSIAPPVGGLSAYLARTVSSSEYLHLRHLASRISKKLSRRVWSGLEKAEEYARGMVTGGTLFEELGFYYVGPIDGHNLDHLIPVLENVRDSEDGPVLIHVVTKKGKGYAPAENSADKYHGVAKFDVITGEQKKSSGGPPAYQNVFGDTLAKLADTDPRICAITAAMPSGTGVDRFAKAHPDRAFDVGIAEQHGVTFAAGLAAQGMRPFAAIYSTFLQRAYDQVVHDVAIQNLPVRFAIDRAGLVGADGCTHAGSFDITYLATLPNMVVMAAADEAELVHMTYTAAEYDDGPIAFRYPRGAGIGLDLPETPQKLEIGKGRIVREGTKVAILSLGARLEEARKAADLLEAKGLSTTVADLRFAKPLDTDLIEKLLRSHEVVVTVEEGAVGGLGAHVLTFASDEGLTDAGLKIRTMRLPDIYQDHDDPMKQYDEAGLNAPHIVDTVLKALRHNSASENERVEEVRA
- a CDS encoding crotonase/enoyl-CoA hydratase family protein; the encoded protein is MLKIETADHVTTLTLNRPDTMNPLGAKGDGDAFAAACDAINLDLDVRCVILTGAGRAFSAGGDIKAMKERSGTFGGNAPEISDGYRNNIHKVLRSLYGLRVPLIAAVNGPAIGLGCDIACLGDIRISSDKAKFGVTFLKLGIIPGDGGTWILPRIIGEARAAELFYTGDVIDAATALDWGLVSRVVEHDRLMDEARALATKVAAMPPHALRHAKNLMRQGRSVTYDTALEMAANTQALMHLTGDHMEGIDALLEKRAAVFKGD
- the msrA gene encoding peptide-methionine (S)-S-oxide reductase MsrA → MRRALPIIAAIGLALAGCQQPAVASEKIVEAPAATRVAKEAPGLKVAVFAGGCFWGVEGVFSHVKGVKSAVSGYHGGNAATATYRQTNTGVTGHAEAVRITYDPEIVRYDQLLQIFFSVVADPTLRNRQGPDVGPQYRAALVPLGKEQRAVASAYLKQMQASGAWKKPIVTEIESYRKFYPAEDYHQDFMARNPRHGYIVRWDKPKVAGLKSLYPEHFRSSFLRDHK
- a CDS encoding alpha/beta hydrolase, which codes for MLQTVIGTVAVAYIAILLTLTVFQRFFIYPALKGEGRDVPGFEQVLYPTADGLDLMAGYKPAGDGKPTIVYFHGNGADWQSSVVATDRLTPAGYGVFAAEYRGYRGNPGSPSEDGLYADGRAALTWLKQRGVAGGDIVLVGNSIGSGVASQLATEFDPRALVLISPFASLPQIAGEKLWWLPVRAVLRDQFDNKAKIGEIAAPILLLHGDADTLIPDHHSRELAAMNSAARLVIFPNAGHELAWHDAAEREMLAFLEELDAQDRNR
- a CDS encoding Fur family transcriptional regulator, with amino-acid sequence MAQAQTKAHDHAHHEHSGRKLIDAARDALTKAGEQWTGMRESVFAELAQHERPVSAYDIADNLSRSRGKRVAPNSVYRILDLFVTNNLALRVESANAFLANTHPGCEHDCIFLVCDECGEATHVDDDEVSQTVRRIAGDHSFKAERPVIEIRGLCRACAE
- a CDS encoding MlaA family lipoprotein, with product MGLPLASIVLLSSPLPTAPEFPVEQPIFYQSDETAADTQGGEEYGTGDPPAGTQAEAPVEGAIVVTGDAPPPPGDPLEDINLKSFELTQNVDQALVAPLADAYEEELPKPLRRGLRNFLRNLLEPVNFLNYMLQLKPGKAAETLGRFTINSTIGVAGLIDVAKKEPFNLPYRRNGFANTLGYYGVGPGPFLVLPLVGATTLRDVLGSGIDQAVLPFAVGAPFNTPYYGIPAYTVNSLEFRIEFDEKLQKINDSVDPYSSMRETYLCQREAEIAALKNRPPPRDCSLEALFPDEYGLAPSATATTPFQAGAPVEENAPVVSDGEANPAESAPVQVFEIPPATNVEPAAPAEAPVVETEPASSITLENGCALLEQGVDALHVVSC